One Perca flavescens isolate YP-PL-M2 chromosome 14, PFLA_1.0, whole genome shotgun sequence genomic window carries:
- the nt5c1aa gene encoding 5'-nucleotidase, cytosolic IAa: MVKMSLDPLQVMSGQVKELKVSPSSNGDSRGSWEEKEEFDQDHLGLTTKPKLVTGRRARKVEGGVFFPKPENAVSIAVSSRVLFRTEREQEVYLQKGVEEYLRYQIEHENEPFAPGPAFPFVKALEAVNTRLRELYPLSEELFDIVLVTYNHAHVGIRLINTINHHNLFIERFCMTGGSSPIGYLKAWHTNLYLSADADKVREALAEGIAAATMFMTEKLTEVSESQLRVAFDGDAVLFSDESERIFKAHGLDKFFEHERDNEDTLLDHGPLKGFLEALGKLQKKFYAKGHRLDCPIRTFLVTARSAASSGIRALKTLRAWGLEIDEALFLAGAPKGPMLEKIRPHIYFDDQMFHVEGAAEMGTVAAHVPYGIAQKHNLIQKSSVGK; encoded by the exons ATGGTGAAGATGAGTCTGGACCCTTTACAGGTGATGAGCGGACAGGTCAAAGAGCTCAAAGTTTCCCCTTCGTCCAACGGGGACAGCAGAGGATCATgggaagagaaagaagagtTTGATCAGGACCACTTGGGCCTCACCACCAAGCCAAAACTA GTGACAGGGAGACGAGCCCGGAAGGTGGAGGGAGGCGTGTTCTTT CCAAAGCCAGAGAACGCTGTGTCCATTGCAGTCTCTTCTCGGGTCTTGTTTCGGACCGAGCGGGAGCAGGAGGTGTATCTGCAGAAAGGGGTGGAGGAGTATCTGAGATACCAAATCGAACACGAGAACGAACCCTTCGCCCCTGGACCCGCTTTCCCCTTCGTCAAG GCTCTGGAGGCGGTGAACACTCGTCTGCGGGAGCTGTACCCACTAAGCGAAGAACTGTTTGACATTGTTTTGGTGACGTATAACCATGCCCACGTAGGAATCCGGCTCATCAACACCATCAATCATCACA ACTTGTTTATTGAGAGGTTTTGTATGACGGGAGGAAGCAGTCCAATTGGCTACCTAAAGGCCTGGCACACCAACCTGTACCTGTCTGCTGACGCTGACAAGGTCCGGGAGGCGCTGGctgaag gcATCGCAGCAGCCACCATGTTCATGACAGAGAAGCTGACAGAGGTATCAGAGTCCCAGCTGAGGGTGGCATTTGATGGTGATGCTGTTCTCTTCTCTGATGAATCTGAGCGCATCTTCAAGGCACATGGGCTGGACAAGTTCTTTGAACATGAGAGGGACAACGAGGACACGCTATTGGATCAT GGACCTCTGAAGGGCTTCCTGGAAGCACTGGGGAAGCTCCAGAAAAAGTTTTACGCTAAAGGCCATCGCCTGGACTGTCCCATCCGAACATTCTTGGTCACAGCGCGTAGTGCGGCCAGCTCTGGTATCCGGGCACTGAAGACACTCAGGGCCTGGGGCCTGGAGATCGATGAGGCCTTGTTCCTTGCAGGGGCACCGAAGGGCCCCATGCTGGAGAAGATCAGGCCTCACATCTACTTTGATGATCAGATGTTTCACGTGGAGGGAGCGGCTGAGATGGGCACCGTTGCTGCCCATGTGCCCTACGGCATTGCACAGAAACATAATCTCATACAGAAAAGCAGTGTTGGGAAGTAG